Part of the Bacteriovorax stolpii genome, ATGATGATGTCTTTTTTTCTGTCGGTGATTTTAACGTAGCCTTCAACAGTAAGTTCACCGATATCGCCAGTGTAAAGCCAGCCGTCTTTAATGGCCTCTTTTGTGGCTTCTTTATTTTTGTAGTATTCCGTTAGCATCGCCTCGGTCTTCACCATGATCTCGCCGTCTTCAGCAAACTTAACTTGAACATCACCGAGAGGAAGGCCGATGGTTCCCGGGATCTGTCTCACTGGAGGATTCAGGATACAAGGGGCGACTGTTTCAGTCAGACCATAGCCTTCAAGAATAGTAAGATTCGCGTTTTGCATGAAACGGATAATTTCAGGAGAAATAGGAGCTCCACCTGAAACCAGGAAACGAATACGTCCTCCCAGGCGGTTGTAGATTTTTTCAAATACTAATTTGTATGCAAGATTCTTTTGTAGAATTTCGTATGTGCTTGGCGATTTATCCTGATTAATTTTTTCAAAATAATCATTAGAGGCCTTAAGCGCCCAATCAAAGACTTTCTTTTTTAGATCATTTTCTTTCTGGATGTTCTCTAGAACTTTTGAATAAACTTTCTCAAAGATTCTTGGAACGGCAAGAAGAAGAGTTGGTTTAGCAACTTGAAGGTTGTCGACTACTTTATCAAGTGATTCGGCAAAGACACATTCAAATTCAAAAACTAAGTTTAAGAGAGAATCACAGCGGCCGAAGACGTGAGAGAGCGGAAGGAACGTCAGTGTTCGGTCTGTTGGAAGAATGTTGGTTTTAAGAGAAGTGTAGACATTATTTAACATGACTACAAAAGCGCGCTGAGAAATCACGGCCCCTTTTGGCTCACCAGTTGTTCCTGAAGTGTAAATGATTGAGGCGATGTCTAGTGGTTCACTGGCCTCAATTGTCGCTTCAAAAAGCTTGGGAGAATTTTGTGATTCTGTTGTCCCGTTGTCGAGGAATTGCTGAAAACTTTGAAAAGTAATTTTATCCGAGAGTTTTTTAACAGAGTCCTCAGTGACTTCTTTTAAAGCGACAATATATTTCAAATGCGTAAGGTTGTGCTGGATCTCAAGGATCTTTTGCATTTGAGCTTCGTTTTCCAGGATGAGAATTTTTGTTTCACTATGGTTGAGAATGTATTCAACTTCATGAGCAAGATAAGTCGGGTAGACGGGAGTCACTACTGCGCGAGCGCACATTGTTGCAAGATCAAAAAAGTGCCACTCTTTAGAAGTCTGTGCCAGGATAGCTACGCGGTCTTGAGGCTGAGTATCTAATTTAATCAGTCCGTAAAAAAACTGACGAACTTTCTGTTGGTATTCATCGTTGTTGTAGAAGTTAAGGTCGTTTCCATCAACCCATCCAATAGCTTTTCTGTGAGGTGATTTCGAAGTCTTTCTAAAAAAGAGTTTTGAAATTGTTGAATCTTTCATCATAAATTGAACCTTTAAATAATTTGCTTAACTTAATTTCGGCATCTTAGTTAAAAAACTTTTGCTCGATTTCTGCAATATCAAGGCATTTGATACTGGAGTATTTTATGCAAGATATGATCTTAATTCTCTCACGTTGTCAGGCCAAGAGAATCTCTCCACGCAGTAAAAAAACCTTCTTCAGGTTTCACTTCCGCGGTTTTTATAGTGGACTAAAAATTAAGGAAATTCATGTCTACCCTCATCAATCGGTGGCCTTGGATAAGGGTGAGGATTACCTGCTATGGGTTACTTTGAAATGCGTGCGAGAATCTGTGCTGGAAGTGACGTTACTTAAGTATAAAAAAATTGAGTAAATAAAAAACGTGATATACTTTCGAAAAAGAGGACAGACTATGAGTGATGAAACATCGAAAGAAACAACGGCTGAAGAAAGAAAGTTTCTTCATGATATTTCAAATCACATAGTCGTGGCCCATGGAATGACGACATTTGTTCTTCGTACATTACGAGATAATCCGAATGTAGATGCGCGCGAGATTGAGCGCCTGGAAAAAGCGCTCACGGCGATTAATAAAATGACGGAGTCAATTCAGGAAAGAAGGGCAGTGCTTCACGCCAAAAGTTAAGGCTTACTTAACTTTTACCGTTACAATATCCCCAATCATTAGTTTTCCAACTTCAAAGACTGGTGTTTCTTCGCCTTCTTCAAGCTTATTTAAAACGCCAATGGCAGAAGAGTCCTCGGCATGAAGAACCTTTACCTCACCGATTTTCACACGGTGGTTGAAGCGTTTTTTGCTTTCATACGGATCAAGAACAGAGACTACGCGGTAAACATCAAGGACGCTTCCTTTTTTCACGCCTTGGTTTTTACCCATATCCACATAGAAGTTCTTTCTGATAATTTCATCTTTATTGCCCATAGGGATGTCTTGAGCGATGCTGTAAATGACGTAATCTTTGGCAATGGCCATTGAGGCCGTAAATGTCAAAGCAATCATAAAGAGAACTGGTAGCTCAAAAAATTTTTTCATGACTAAACTCGCCGTTATTCAAAGTGCAGTCTTTGAATCTTGTTTTTTTATCGGCGCCAACGGCCACCTAGATAAGAGGCGCAACGAAAGAGAGAGTCCGAGGGGAAAAAGTTGCCTGAAAGGGTGATCAAATGAAAATGATCGGGTATCAGCCGTGCTAAACTAAAAATGATGAAAACACTGGTTTTTCTTTTATTCCTCATGTCTCAGGCCTTCGCGCATGAAGGCCATGATTCTAGCGTCCCCTGCCAGGAAGGGACGGCGGATGTTTTAAATAAAAACGCCGAGACTTTAGATGGCAGTGTGAAAAAGGCAGTAAATTTACTGTCGGCCAAGGATTTTTACAAAAAATTTAAACTTACGAATGGGCTGGGCATTAAGGGATCGAGCGCTATAGAAAATGAATCGCTGGATAAAGCGGCGGCCATTATTGAGAAGATGATTTCTAAGAGACCAGATATTAGAAAGAAATTAATCGAATTAAATGCAGAAGTCGTGGTGATCGCTAAAAGCGAGAACTATTGTGATATCCCAGAGGCCCGCGACTTAAAAGATAAGCGCACTTTTGACGGTAGAAGCTTTTGCGATATTTGCGGAGGCGGTGGTGTGATTGGAAGGCCTATTACAACGGTGTGTGAAGACAATCTGCTTAAAACCCCAAACGATCCTTATCATGGAACAGAAGATATCCTCACGCACGAATTCGCTCACACTATGCACGTCATGGGAATGGATGAAGGTGATCAAAAGAAGTTAACAAAGCTGTATGAAGAAGCAAAAAGCAAAAGTATCTTTGAAAAGAATGCTGATAATGAGCCAACTTACATGATGGCCAATGAGCAGGAGTTTTTTGCGTGTTTAAGTGCTGCCTGGTTTGGTGTGCATAATCCGAAGAGTCCTTCGATTTCTCCAGAATTAGTCGACCGAAGCTCCATCAAAGAGAAGCTTCCGGCCGTTTATGAATTTATGAAATCAATTTATCCAGAATAGAAATTACTTAACTCGTAAGTACTTCGGGTAGCTCCAGATCAAGTCTGAAGGGCGGTAGTTCTTTACGTAGTCATGGTAAAGAATGAAGTTTCTCGAGTAGTACTGCATGATCCATGGAAGATCGTCATTGACAGTTTTTTCCATTTTTTCAATCAATGCTTTTTTCTCTTCACCATCAGGAAGCTTGCTCATCTTCTCGTACATCGCATCGACTTGCGGGTTAGAGTAGAAAGAAGCGTTCGGCCCTGGAGGGTGATTCGATGAAGTCAGAAGCTGGAAAATGTTTTCAGCATCCGGGTAATCAAGCGTCCAGCCATCCTGGAAGAATTGTAGGTGACCGGTGCGCGATTTTTCCAAGTACTGCTTAAAGTTGTTTTGAACAATCTTAATTTTTATTCCAATTAGTGCCAGCTGAGTTTTGTAATACTCGGCCTGAGCGTTACTGATTTTTGATTCAGCTCTTGTATCGTAAATCAATTCTGGGAGACCTTTTCCTCCCGGGTATCCTGCTTTGGCCAGGTATTCTTTGGCCTTTTCCAGGTTGTACTCGTAAGGCAGAGTGGCCGAAGTGTCGTAACCTAAAATTCCCGGAGGAAGAATTGAGTTTGCTCTTTGCCCGGTATTGTTAGTGAAGAGCTGGATATACTTATCCATGTCGGCCGCGTAAGCAATCGCCTTTCTCAAGTTCAGGTTCTTTCCTAGTAAGGGGTCCTTCATGTTGAAGGCCAGCCACCAGTAAGTCAGAGTTGGCATGGTCTGCAGACGGATGTTTTTTGCTTTAATGTCTTCTCTTAGATTCCCGACATCGTCAAAAACCTGAGTGTAGAAATCTTGGGGAAGAACAATGAAGTCTAACTTGTACTGATTAAATAGTTCCCAGCGAGTTTTATTGTCGTTAACCACAACGAACTTAATTCCATCAATAAATGGGATTTTTTCACCACTGTCTTTTAGAAGCCCGCGGCTGTTAGCGTAGCGGTCCCCTTCAGAAGGGTAAAAGCTCTCGTGGTAGTGTGGGAATTTTGCCAACGTGATTTCTTTGGCCGCATCCATCTTTGTCAGATAGAAAGGCCCGGTTCCAATCGGGTTGTGGCTTAAATCATTTTTATCATGCTCGATAACTTCCAGTGGTACTGGAGAAATAAAACTCATCGACAATTTATAAATGAACTGAGGAGAGGGTTGAGTAAGCTCAATAATTAATGTGTGATCATCTGGAGCTTTGATACCAGAGATTGATGTCGATTTAAATTTCTCGAAGTCATCGCCAACAGTCTTTTTAAACTCATTGACTCCTTTAATGGCCCCATCAACAACCCACCATCCAGTAGAGTTGAGTGGATTATAAGAAAGGCGCTTAAACTGAGTAATGAAGTCCTGAGCTGTTACGAAACGAGGCTGGCCTTTGAAGGCCGGGTGGTCGTGATAGCGAATATTTTTCTTAATCTTGATCACGTAGCGCTGGCCATTGTTTTCAATAACCGGCATTCCTTCAGCGAGCAGAGGCTTTAATTCATAAGGGCGGTTTAGGTAATGGTAGTCGTATAACTGCTCACAGATGTTGTAGATAACCATCCCCGAAACGTTATCGTATGAGTTGACCGGATCGAGGGTTGAGATCTCACTGGTCAGTGCCATATTCAAAATCTTGTCATTCTTAACGGCTTCTTTTTTATTACAACCGTAGAAAAAGGCCAGAACGAGAAAGAGACTATAGACTGCCAGTGATTTTTTCATCTATTACCCTAGTTTAGATTTAAGCACCGTTTTTGCTTGTGGAGCGATCTTCGCTAGAAGGCTAGCATCCCCAGAACCCTGGGCCATGTCTGGCTTTCCACCGCCGCGTCCGTTAACGACTGAAAGAATTTCTTTCAGAGCGTCTCCGGCGTTTAGTTTAGATACGCCTTTTGTTGCGCGAACAAGTACTGTCGCTTTGTCACCGCTAGTGTTGTAAAGAACAACAGCTCCGTTTTGGAACTTGCTCACAAACATATCCGAAAGCTTTCTTAAATCGCTGTCAGCTGGAGCTTCAACAATGGCCACATCCACACCGCCGATATTTTCAACGTTGCTGAAGAGGTCTTTAGATTCGCTCGCCATGATTTTGTCTTTAAGGGCTTCGATTTCTTTTTGCTTATCCTTTAAATCTTTAAATAGATTTTCAAGTTTTGCCAGGGCACGCTCCTCTTTATCCATGAACATCCCTTCAACTTTCTTAAGAAGGTTTGATCTATGGCTTAAGTAATTAACCGCTGTCTCAGACGTTGTCGCTTCGATACGACGAACTCCTGTCGCCAGAGATGATTCACTTAAAATTGTGATTAATCCAATGTCCCCAGTGTTTCTTACGTGTGTTCCTCCACAAAGTTCTGTCGAGAAATCACCCATTGTTAAAACGCGGACAACATTTCCGTATTTTTCACCGAAAAGGGCCATTGCTCCTTTTTTCTGAGCTTCATCCATGCTCATATGATCAGCGCTTACGCTGTGAGCTTTTTGGATTTCCTGGTTCACTAGGTCTTCTACTTTCTGGATTTCTTCTTTTGTCATCGCTTGAAGATGAGTGAAGTCGAAACGCAGCTTTTCACTTGTTACAACTGATCCAGCTTGTTTTACGTGTGCACCTAAAACTTTAATTAAAGCAGACTGAAGTAAGTGAGTCGCCGAGTGGTTTCTCATTGTTAAGGCTCTCGTGTGAGCATCAACTGAAAGTGTATATGACTTTCCAACTTCAAGAGCGTCTGCATCCTTTGAGATGTGAACATGAAGACCATCAACTGGTTTTTGAGTGTCATCAATGTGAGCAAGAATATTTTTTCCAGCTTTAACCACACCGATATCACCAACCTGTCCTCCGGACTCGCCGTAGAAACTAGTGGTATCAAAAACAAGTCCTTTCGCTTCACCCATGTCGATAACGTCCACAAGTTTTGCTTCAACTTCTAATTTGTCGTAGCCTACGAAATTCGTTGCACCATTTTTTTCTTTAACAGCGTGGAAAACTTTATCAGAGTTATCAAGACCTCCTTTCCAAGATTTCTTAGAAAGTTCTTTTTGCTCTTTCATGGCCTTTTCAAAGCCTTCATGGTCAAGAGCGATTCCTTGGTCAGCAAGATACATTTCTGTTAAATCGACCGGGAATCCGAACGTATCGTATAGTCTGAAAGCTGCTTTTCCAGAGAAGATTTTATTTGTGACTTCTTTAGCTAGAGCTTCGTGTAGATACTTAAGACCATTTTCCAGTGTCTCTCTGAATTTTCTTTCTTCAAGCTCAAGAAGTTTTACGGCAAGTTCAGCGTTAGCTGCGTTTTGCGGGTACTCAGCTCCAAGAGATTCAAAAACAGCAGGGATAAGTTTGTAGAAAGAAACTTCTTTTACTCCAAGCTCGTTTAAGTATTTTACTGCGCGACGGATAATTCTTCTTAGAACGTATCCACGTCCTTCGTTAGAAGGAATAGCACCATCTGTAATTAACATAGTCGCTGAACGGATGTGGTCGGCCACAACACGGAAAGCTGCTTTTGTTTTTTCGTCTTTTGAGTTTGGCTCGTATTTTTTGCCAGAAACTTCTTCAATCTTTCTCATGATGGGAGCAAAAATATCGGTGTTGTAGTTGTTATAAACACCTTGAAGAGCAGCTGCTACGCGCTCAAGACCAGCACCGGTATCAATAGATGGTTTTGGAAGAGAGAACTTTCCTTCTGGAGTTTTTTCAAATTGCATGAAAACCAGGTTCCAGATTTCAACATATCTTTTTTCGTCTTCAAGTAAATCGTTTGGGTCTTGTCTGACGAGAGTTGTATCAGTGTATTCTTCTCCGTGATCAAAGAAGATTTCAGAACAAGGACCGCATGGCCCGTATTCTCCCATCTCCCAGAAGTTATCTTTATCACCTTTGTTGAAAATGCGCTCGTCTGTGAGGCCTGCAACTTTTTTCCAAAGAGCACGGGCTTCATCATCAGAGTAGTGAACTGTGACATATAGTTTTTCTTTCGGGATTTTTAATTCTTCAGTTAAAAATTCCCAGGCAAACTTAATAGCGTCTTCTTTAAAGTAATCACCAAAAGAAAAGTTACCAAGCATTTCAAAGAATGTGTGGTGACGAGCTGTGTGTCCTACGTTTTCAAGATCGTTGTGTTTACCACCAGCGCGTACACATTTCTGAATGCTCACGGCACGCTTGTTAGTCGCAACTGCTTTACCAGTAAAATAATCTTTAAACTGGTTCATTCCGGCGTTACAGAAGAGAAGAGTTTTATCGTTATGAGGGATTAAAGAACTCGAGGCCACCTTCTCATGCGATTTTTTCGCAAAGTAGGTTGCAAATTTTTCTCTAATTTGTTGTCCAGTCAGTTTTGTTTCCATGTGCCTAATATCCTGTCAAAAGTACACTAAATTGAAGACTTAAGAGTACCATAGAACTTTATAAAACGGGAATGGATTCTCCAATGATAGGACCATGTTTTCAATAGCTTGAAGGCTCGCCGCATTGTTTTTTCACCACTTTTTTACAAAGGACTTCACGGCCGGTGAAAACAAATGTATTGGTTCTGTGAAAAATAATTGTGAAAGGGTTCCGTAGTTAATAAAACTCACTCATCGAATTAACAGTGAACTTATTAATTACAACTGGAGAAAAAAATGAAAACTATCGTACTTGCAATCTCTCTTCTAAGCCTTTCAAACGTATTTGCAGCTTCTGTAAATGACTCTTGGTCATCTCTTAACAAAGACCGCTCTCTTCAAATCGAGTGGCCATCTGCTCAAATGACTCACGGAGTTTGGACTGGTGTTGATTTCCTATGTCTTGATGGAAACACAATCAGAACTAAGAAAGTTATCGAAAAATGTACAAAATATGCAGTTAAGCCAGGTCAAAACGGTGGAGTTTACTGTGCAGCTACTTCAAAAGCTTTCGGTATCGTAAGCAACGAAGTAACTGGGACAAGATGTGTTGAATACAGACACTCAAAAGAGCAAGACGTATGTGTTAAGTACGAAGACTACTCATACGCTCAACCAACTTCTTTTGACGTAGACGTTCTAAAAATCGTTTCTCCAAAAGAAGGAACAACTCGTCACCTTTTCACAAAAGAATACTCAATCTCAGCTTGCGAGTAATCGTTTAAATACTGAAGTGCCCGCGCCCCTCGTGGGCACTTCTTTTAAAATTTAAGGGTAAGAATGGAAACGACAGAACTGCCACTTAGTCTATTTGATTTCACGGATTTTAAGGCTTTCATGTTAAAGAAAGGCCTGCCTTCCGGGATGTATTCGCACGACCATCACAATCTACAGAATTGGTCGAAGCGCTTAGGTTATAAGTCGGCCAGCTCTCTTTCGATGGTTCTTACCGGAGAGCGCCTTCCCTCTGAAGATATGATCGAGCGCTTGGTTAAAGACTTTAAGATGAGCGGAAGAGAAGAGCGCTACTTTAAGCTTCTTGTCGACCTGGAAAGAAAAAAGACAAAAAACCAGGACGTTAACGAGCACCTCAAACAAATTCAGAAATTAAGTACAGAGAAAAATTCTTACTCAATCGACCTTCAGCAGTTTTCGGCCATCAGTGAGTGGTATTACATTGCGCTCAAGCAGCTCATTTCTACCGACTCTTTCATTGAAGATGAAAACTGGATTCATAAACGTTTAAGAAAAAAAGTCAGTGTCGGACAAATCAAAAAAGCTTTAAAAGACCTTGAAGATCTTGAAATCATCAAACGCGATGAAGCTAATCGTCTGCGCGTAGTGAAGCCGGGCCTCATTACTTCAAATGATATTCCTTCATCAGCTATTAAAAAGCACCACTACGGGATGATGGAGCTTGCTCAGGAAGCTCTGATGGAGCAGGAAGTGGAGCAAAGACAGATTAATAGTACGACAATGAGAATTAAAAAAGAGAACCTTCCTGAAGCAAAGAAATTTATCTTTGATTTTATTAAGGAGTTCTCGAGCCGTTTTTCAGAGTTAGAGTCGGAAGATGTCTACCAGATGAACGTACAGTTTTTCGAATTAACAAAACAGTTGAAGCACTAGGGAAGTGAATATGAAAAATATTAAATCGGCCTTGTTACTGATTGCACTTTTTGTTTCTAAAAGCTTAAGCGCCAGTGTTTATCTTCCAGATGAAGATAGAGCTGAACTTAATCAGAAGTTTTTAAAAATCAGCCTTCAAGCAATGAAAGCTTCTGGTGGAGCAGATATTGTTGGAAATGGGGGAGGCGCTGTTGAGCAGGCTTCACTTTATATTTACCGCAGTTTGGATCGCTATATTTCTCAATGTCTTAACAATAAAGATTGTTATCAGGATAGTGAAAGGCGTGAAGTTCTTAAAAAAATCAGAGAAGTCGTTCTTAAAAATAGAGAAGAAAAAAATCGCTTAGTTTTCCTTTCTGGGGAAAACTTCGAAAAATATATGCAGGATGAATTAGACCCGGAAATCCGTGTGGCCAAAACTGGCTTTAGCGATGAGTTCCCGATCTTTATCAACCTGGCCGAAGCTCACAATTATCCTAAAGATTCATTGTATGCCTCGATGGTGGCCCTGTTGGTCCATGAAATTGGTCACCAGGTTGGTGTCGCCTCTCATTCTTATTTAGATGACCTGGCCTTAAGTGTGCGCTCAATGATGGAAGCCAATACTAAGGAGCTCACTTATGATGTTCTGGGCAACCAATTTGTCTTCACTCTTTTTGCCAGCAGCAACCAATACGATTTTGCTCAGTATGTACTAGAATATAACGGCGAAAAATATGAAGTTCCTTCATTGATGACTGCTTATAAATGCACTAATGGTGACAAACTAGTTGGAGCAAATCTTGAAAACCTTTATTGGGAAAAAGGAAGAACGGCTAATTATCATTACATTCTCTCTCTTAATGCTTGGGGGGAATTTGCCTGCGAAAGAAAAAACAAAACAGTATATTTTGAGCAAATCAATGTCCGCCTAACATGGGATTTCACATTGGAGAGACTTCCTGGTGAAAAATATGTTTTCCTACTAAATGCAATGGGGATTTCTTTAAAATAACTCAGGTTCTATTTCAATCCCGGCACTGTTGAAATTGCTCTTTAGGATTTTAAAAACAGCTCCGGGATTATGTCCCTTACTGAGGGCAAAACGAATCGCTTTTTGGCGCTCTTTGTGGGCCTCTTCTTTATCTTCCGAAAGGCCTTTTAATTTTTTAGCTAATAATTTTTTAATTTGCTCAGCTTCACTGACTCTATGTTCGTCAAAGATTTCGTAAATGTACTCTTCAGAAACATCAAGTTTTTCTTGCTGAAGTTTTTGTTTGATAAAGCTTGCCGAGTATCCTTTGCTCATAAAGCCTTTGATACGGGCTTCAGAGTAAGCTTCTTCGCGAAGAAAACCACGTTCCTTTATCTCGTTAAGCGCATCTTCAATTTCGTTTGCAGGAAACTTTTTCTCACGGAGTTTTTCGCGAAGCTTATGCTCAGAATAATCTCTCG contains:
- a CDS encoding AMP-dependent synthetase/ligase, with translation MMKDSTISKLFFRKTSKSPHRKAIGWVDGNDLNFYNNDEYQQKVRQFFYGLIKLDTQPQDRVAILAQTSKEWHFFDLATMCARAVVTPVYPTYLAHEVEYILNHSETKILILENEAQMQKILEIQHNLTHLKYIVALKEVTEDSVKKLSDKITFQSFQQFLDNGTTESQNSPKLFEATIEASEPLDIASIIYTSGTTGEPKGAVISQRAFVVMLNNVYTSLKTNILPTDRTLTFLPLSHVFGRCDSLLNLVFEFECVFAESLDKVVDNLQVAKPTLLLAVPRIFEKVYSKVLENIQKENDLKKKVFDWALKASNDYFEKINQDKSPSTYEILQKNLAYKLVFEKIYNRLGGRIRFLVSGGAPISPEIIRFMQNANLTILEGYGLTETVAPCILNPPVRQIPGTIGLPLGDVQVKFAEDGEIMVKTEAMLTEYYKNKEATKEAIKDGWLYTGDIGELTVEGYVKITDRKKDIIITSAGKNVAPQKIENTLKLQKHISNAMVVGDQRKFLVAIISIDHEAFRDDGVSGRTYEELAEDSKVYEIVDQEIHTVNKELASFESIKGFFIAPSDFTVENGQITPSLKLKKKVILKTYAKEIDALYKKLES
- a CDS encoding ABC transporter substrate-binding protein, yielding MKKSLAVYSLFLVLAFFYGCNKKEAVKNDKILNMALTSEISTLDPVNSYDNVSGMVIYNICEQLYDYHYLNRPYELKPLLAEGMPVIENNGQRYVIKIKKNIRYHDHPAFKGQPRFVTAQDFITQFKRLSYNPLNSTGWWVVDGAIKGVNEFKKTVGDDFEKFKSTSISGIKAPDDHTLIIELTQPSPQFIYKLSMSFISPVPLEVIEHDKNDLSHNPIGTGPFYLTKMDAAKEITLAKFPHYHESFYPSEGDRYANSRGLLKDSGEKIPFIDGIKFVVVNDNKTRWELFNQYKLDFIVLPQDFYTQVFDDVGNLREDIKAKNIRLQTMPTLTYWWLAFNMKDPLLGKNLNLRKAIAYAADMDKYIQLFTNNTGQRANSILPPGILGYDTSATLPYEYNLEKAKEYLAKAGYPGGKGLPELIYDTRAESKISNAQAEYYKTQLALIGIKIKIVQNNFKQYLEKSRTGHLQFFQDGWTLDYPDAENIFQLLTSSNHPPGPNASFYSNPQVDAMYEKMSKLPDGEEKKALIEKMEKTVNDDLPWIMQYYSRNFILYHDYVKNYRPSDLIWSYPKYLRVK
- the alaS gene encoding alanine--tRNA ligase produces the protein METKLTGQQIREKFATYFAKKSHEKVASSSLIPHNDKTLLFCNAGMNQFKDYFTGKAVATNKRAVSIQKCVRAGGKHNDLENVGHTARHHTFFEMLGNFSFGDYFKEDAIKFAWEFLTEELKIPKEKLYVTVHYSDDEARALWKKVAGLTDERIFNKGDKDNFWEMGEYGPCGPCSEIFFDHGEEYTDTTLVRQDPNDLLEDEKRYVEIWNLVFMQFEKTPEGKFSLPKPSIDTGAGLERVAAALQGVYNNYNTDIFAPIMRKIEEVSGKKYEPNSKDEKTKAAFRVVADHIRSATMLITDGAIPSNEGRGYVLRRIIRRAVKYLNELGVKEVSFYKLIPAVFESLGAEYPQNAANAELAVKLLELEERKFRETLENGLKYLHEALAKEVTNKIFSGKAAFRLYDTFGFPVDLTEMYLADQGIALDHEGFEKAMKEQKELSKKSWKGGLDNSDKVFHAVKEKNGATNFVGYDKLEVEAKLVDVIDMGEAKGLVFDTTSFYGESGGQVGDIGVVKAGKNILAHIDDTQKPVDGLHVHISKDADALEVGKSYTLSVDAHTRALTMRNHSATHLLQSALIKVLGAHVKQAGSVVTSEKLRFDFTHLQAMTKEEIQKVEDLVNQEIQKAHSVSADHMSMDEAQKKGAMALFGEKYGNVVRVLTMGDFSTELCGGTHVRNTGDIGLITILSESSLATGVRRIEATTSETAVNYLSHRSNLLKKVEGMFMDKEERALAKLENLFKDLKDKQKEIEALKDKIMASESKDLFSNVENIGGVDVAIVEAPADSDLRKLSDMFVSKFQNGAVVLYNTSGDKATVLVRATKGVSKLNAGDALKEILSVVNGRGGGKPDMAQGSGDASLLAKIAPQAKTVLKSKLG
- a CDS encoding TIGR02147 family protein, which codes for METTELPLSLFDFTDFKAFMLKKGLPSGMYSHDHHNLQNWSKRLGYKSASSLSMVLTGERLPSEDMIERLVKDFKMSGREERYFKLLVDLERKKTKNQDVNEHLKQIQKLSTEKNSYSIDLQQFSAISEWYYIALKQLISTDSFIEDENWIHKRLRKKVSVGQIKKALKDLEDLEIIKRDEANRLRVVKPGLITSNDIPSSAIKKHHYGMMELAQEALMEQEVEQRQINSTTMRIKKENLPEAKKFIFDFIKEFSSRFSELESEDVYQMNVQFFELTKQLKH
- a CDS encoding regulatory protein RecX; amino-acid sequence: MSKQAYSYLVKLLSSRDYSEHKLREKLREKKFPANEIEDALNEIKERGFLREEAYSEARIKGFMSKGYSASFIKQKLQQEKLDVSEEYIYEIFDEHRVSEAEQIKKLLAKKLKGLSEDKEEAHKERQKAIRFALSKGHNPGAVFKILKSNFNSAGIEIEPELF